One window of Sphingobacteriales bacterium genomic DNA carries:
- the deoC gene encoding deoxyribose-phosphate aldolase, whose protein sequence is MNVETFDHNLAGKIDHTLLRPDAKTTDIEKLCNEALSYSFAAVCVPPYYIHHVAKQLSGSTVKVATVIGFPLGYQLTYTKLHEIERATALGAVEMDMVINLCALKNADWGYVANEIHAAAELTHQQPGNLLKVIIESALLSDEEIVKVCRICADANADYVKTSTGFNGGGAKVEAVRLMRNTLPANVFIKASGGIRTKQEALTMIKAGADRLGCSASVQIVL, encoded by the coding sequence ATGAATGTAGAAACATTTGACCATAACCTTGCAGGCAAAATAGACCATACTCTGCTGAGACCCGATGCAAAGACGACAGACATCGAAAAACTTTGCAACGAAGCCCTGAGCTATTCCTTTGCGGCAGTATGCGTCCCTCCATATTATATTCATCATGTTGCAAAACAGTTAAGTGGTTCAACCGTGAAGGTGGCAACCGTCATTGGGTTTCCATTGGGCTATCAACTGACCTACACCAAACTTCACGAAATTGAGCGGGCAACAGCCCTTGGTGCGGTCGAAATGGATATGGTGATCAACCTTTGTGCTCTGAAAAATGCCGACTGGGGGTATGTTGCCAATGAAATTCATGCTGCTGCCGAACTGACCCATCAACAACCGGGCAACCTGCTGAAAGTCATTATAGAATCTGCCCTGCTGTCAGATGAGGAAATAGTCAAAGTATGCCGTATTTGTGCAGATGCAAATGCCGATTATGTCAAAACCTCAACCGGTTTTAACGGCGGAGGTGCTAAAGTTGAAGCGGTCAGGCTGATGCGTAACACCCTTCCAGCCAATGTATTTATAAAAGCATCGGGTGGAATTCGGACCAAGCAGGAAGCCCTGACAATGATAAAAGCAGGTGCCGACCGGCTCGGATGTTCAGCAAGTGTGCAAATTGTTTTGTAG
- a CDS encoding SPOR domain-containing protein, with protein MKNKAFYLILTLLFSPLLFAQQTYYTSPGIISILPNHQVNMLIEAHKNANAKKHTTQGFRVQIIQDSSREAVRQQKAALLKKFPQLRAYEVYDQPFFKLRVGDYLHRFEAFKVMHDLKSTFPASFIVQDKVNISEL; from the coding sequence ATGAAGAACAAAGCGTTTTACCTGATATTAACCCTGCTGTTTTCCCCGCTCCTCTTTGCGCAGCAAACCTATTATACCTCCCCCGGCATTATCAGCATCCTCCCAAATCATCAGGTCAATATGCTGATAGAAGCCCATAAAAACGCCAATGCCAAAAAACATACAACACAAGGGTTCAGGGTGCAGATTATACAAGACAGCAGCCGTGAGGCTGTCCGGCAACAAAAGGCTGCCTTGCTCAAAAAATTTCCACAGTTAAGAGCTTATGAAGTCTATGATCAGCCTTTTTTCAAACTTCGGGTGGGGGATTACCTGCACCGGTTTGAAGCCTTCAAAGTGATGCACGACCTTAAAAGTACTTTCCCTGCCTCATTTATCGTACAAGATAAAGTTAACATCTCCGAACTTTAG
- a CDS encoding amidohydrolase: protein MQLKEKIKLLSAEFHSEIIAVRRHLHANPELSFKEYKTAAFVQQKMEELGLPYTAGIAGTGVVAYIEGKNPGSKAFALRADMDALPITEANDVPYKSTVNGVMHACGHDAHTASLIGAAKILSRLSTEFEGTVKLIFQPAEERSPGGASLMIKDGVLENPKPKGIIGQHVFSMLPAGTVGFRSGMMMASADEIDLSVRGIGGHGAVPQLTVDPIVISAQIISALQHLVSRMNDPTIPCVLTFGKIQSVGGAYNIIPEEVKIQGTLRTMNETWRKEAHLKIRQIACGIAEAMGGSCEVLIDVGYPFLINDEELTAKCKQAATEYLGAENVYDIPMRMTAEDFAYYSQVTKGCFYRLGTGNLARGITSNVHTPTFDIDEDALLTGMGLMAWLATQELRPV, encoded by the coding sequence ATGCAGTTAAAAGAAAAAATCAAGTTACTATCCGCCGAATTTCACTCCGAAATCATCGCCGTCAGGCGGCATCTGCACGCAAATCCGGAGCTTTCTTTTAAGGAGTATAAAACCGCTGCCTTTGTTCAGCAAAAAATGGAAGAACTTGGGCTGCCTTATACTGCAGGCATTGCCGGAACCGGTGTGGTGGCATATATCGAAGGTAAAAACCCAGGTAGCAAAGCCTTTGCACTTCGGGCAGATATGGATGCATTGCCCATTACAGAAGCCAATGATGTTCCCTATAAATCAACTGTCAATGGGGTGATGCACGCCTGCGGACATGATGCACATACGGCAAGCCTGATCGGTGCAGCCAAAATATTAAGCAGGTTATCCACCGAGTTTGAAGGTACGGTAAAACTCATCTTCCAACCTGCCGAAGAACGCTCGCCGGGCGGAGCTTCGCTTATGATTAAAGATGGCGTTCTGGAAAACCCCAAACCCAAAGGCATCATCGGGCAGCATGTTTTCTCCATGCTCCCGGCAGGAACTGTGGGTTTCAGAAGCGGCATGATGATGGCCTCGGCAGACGAAATTGATTTGTCGGTTCGAGGCATTGGCGGACACGGAGCCGTTCCTCAACTGACGGTTGACCCTATCGTTATCAGTGCTCAAATCATCAGCGCTTTACAACATTTGGTCAGCAGAATGAACGACCCGACAATACCCTGTGTCCTGACATTCGGTAAAATCCAATCGGTGGGAGGTGCCTACAACATCATCCCCGAAGAAGTAAAAATACAAGGCACTCTGCGCACCATGAACGAAACCTGGCGCAAAGAAGCCCATTTAAAAATCAGGCAAATAGCCTGTGGAATTGCAGAAGCGATGGGCGGCTCTTGTGAGGTTTTGATAGATGTGGGATACCCTTTTTTAATCAACGACGAAGAATTGACTGCAAAGTGCAAACAAGCTGCCACCGAATACCTGGGAGCAGAAAATGTGTATGATATACCAATGCGAATGACCGCCGAAGATTTTGCTTACTATTCTCAGGTAACCAAGGGTTGTTTTTACCGCCTCGGAACTGGTAACCTCGCACGAGGAATCACTTCCAATGTTCATACCCCTACTTTCGACATTGACGAAGATGCCCTGCTCACCGGTATGGGCCTGATGGCATGGTTAGCAACACAGGAACTTAGGCCTGTCTAA
- a CDS encoding CBS domain-containing protein yields MQKSVKISEVMSHHVIVATAAHTFSQACQLFLEFNLHHLPIVDESDKVVGIISSYDVLRTYNAEVAKSSTVSEAEVNAKFKLADIMTSDPVTITEDETIGHASEIFINKGIQSLPVVDENGKIKGIITVRDIVKQFATYG; encoded by the coding sequence ATGCAAAAAAGCGTCAAAATTTCAGAGGTGATGAGTCATCATGTAATTGTGGCAACTGCTGCACATACGTTTTCTCAGGCATGTCAATTGTTTTTAGAGTTCAATCTTCATCATCTTCCTATTGTTGATGAAAGTGATAAAGTAGTGGGTATTATCAGTTCCTATGATGTGCTGAGAACTTATAACGCAGAAGTTGCCAAATCCTCAACGGTCAGCGAAGCAGAAGTTAATGCTAAGTTTAAACTTGCTGATATTATGACCTCCGATCCCGTAACCATCACCGAAGACGAAACAATCGGTCATGCGTCAGAGATATTTATCAATAAAGGCATTCAGTCGCTTCCGGTTGTTGACGAAAACGGAAAAATCAAAGGTATTATCACGGTTCGCGATATTGTAAAACAATTTGCCACATACGGATAA
- a CDS encoding PKD domain-containing protein, whose product MKRNFTILSVLFFLFFGSAYDNFLSAQTYNLDVAVNSITLPDLLTPGNYSLTGTIRNNGIQTINSVTLSWRVNEGSITQQTLSGMGLASGATFNFTTSGTFMVNMPVFYNVEVTLSSPNGGTDQNNTNNILTKQCSGMLKLPEKKVLLEEFTGAWCGFCPDGALKAENIVNAYPNAIWLSAHNDVMTTADYNGINDAYIFSYPSGLIDRFLFPGTSEIGTNRVEWQNRVINRLSVQSPVAIETNTTYNNTTRLLTINATAHFTAPLNGEYRLNCFIVEDHVTGGSSYNQSNYYSYQSSAYGGPTHPYYSYPNPITGYDHRHVVRKITGGSWGTAGVIPGSIEADQEFSTTYTYTIPSTYNAANMYVVAVVQKYNAANINDRAILNALVCNFNASAAHNIEILAEPPCAVPTAPAINSTGGTQLCPSGTGSPSSVNLNVTSAAPTGFYIQWRRNGVDIGGATGETYPATQAGTYTAYLISSTLPACVSAFSNGIVLTTLSVLSAPIPTCSSETPNSIVFGWNSVGGATGYMVSINGGAWQSSTGLLNHTLSGLTPGTIATCAVMALGAYTCQNSAASSAVSCSASPCAAITPVINGLPATACTNGAAIPLTGSPSGGAFTGSGMSGNTFYPNLAGAGTYIVTYTYSTAASCVYTTTKSITVIAPLSPPSFSFYTSELQANFTAVPLNASYSWNYGDGNTGTGQSTTHTYNTAGNYNVCLTVSNACGNNYSCQSVTVSSNPCGGGEVWTNYNSGLPSDNINAIVIDATGHKWIGTGGWLSRFDGTNWITYINFDSEFPDDTDVFIAAIATDELENIWVGIQIYGVGFGGGSLNGSLFKFDGTVWTEYYNNGVFRSIAIDGTGNVWINPCNIVGLGYDNEGLKKFDGTTWTTYDASASGLSLGINEDLAIDADGNKWIGTNFGLARFDGTNWTSYYTLNSGLPNNYVNAITIDTSGDKWIGTDGGLARFDGTNWITYNTSNSGLPSNKVTAINIDASGNKWIGTFGGLTRFDGTNWITYNASNSGLLNDYVQALAIDADGNKWIGTSAGLSVLSETPSTCPCPTITAPLAATQAICEGNIPDFGSAAAAIGYTDEYNQLEAIHWYSNPGLTVQINPAAYTANHSLSNTCLPQTTTLYAALICQDTTQVPIPAGSLTLQIYTAPQDIVQVGGCSLAAQNNCTSGSVVLEYLHDGVWSSTPPPGSGAGGAVLNDDISCYRAYVAGTPDNDGDGNPDCSVNNCIIAGCPTCPIVTAAITATESLCEGAVPNFAVANTLLQYSDTYGKFDGIKWYSNPALTNPLAAGYTAVHTGNECIAQNVTLYAGILCSNPGAAPIAAGTLTLQVYPFPSSAVVAPAGGCSLQVLPNCTGGGSLFIEYDWGFGSWEAAPPATSYNGQTIFWRAYVPGTPLAEGGAPACSAGGIATAVCTACPSVETFAPSNPLCYNSSAFDLNTLKITSETGVWTITQAPPGSNPATVSSGRYFNASPDKDAGVYTVMFTLSSSVPAGCPAASSQTITILPPVSPVVQALGSTTFCQGGSVQLSLSGSYPNIGWSSGQSSNTITVTQSGVYNVTVTTSNNCTAVSNSVVVTVHPVPNTVFAPSATTINTGGSVFFNNGTTGAVTYQWRINGAVVGSAEDLNHTFTLPGTYLVELYAYSSMGCSGHYSQTITVNAGASEPLFNGTPTSGIAPLTVQFNHNSTGSTMFYWQFGDGNSSSVANPQHTYTAPGIYTVSLSRVTDSSPVLETRPNYIIVQPGVAPVVAYFTAIPVSGAAPLTVSFINQSTGANAYSWTIYNSVGQPIGSSSAINPQFTFSSPGFYSICLTATGFSGTDQYCAGNYIQVNSEFSDGDLCIVGPSIISPGEQFQVEVWVNDLTTPVKAINPVLQYNTAYLNYVGYGIGTFFSSPVPGIFLDNPTTGQIQTGVTSTTAANGTGLLFTLTFVVAPQPDENQTVTFDFAATEAITDASQIIGLNSCAPAEGEIVAGDFCWPGDADNNGIVNSLDYILTGTCFNMQGPSRNVQGITWQPYQLGEEWLQSPIIFNGEEISARYIDASGNGWIDNTDISATIINQGFTHARLSGDVVADGLMPGIFPDMPETANQGDVIQVPLWLGSMEEGVENVQGFSFDIAIDASKLDISTLTLDYSGSPLGNIGSDYFTNAGIDTGNGIVSMVFTRNGLFPFSGYGVICTLRIQVKPDAPIGSFAAMTIGNVVAVDGTLNTFALGSGEDQVQIVEEVIIGIPTTLPKLVPVPNIYPNPTDGLIYIEWKLPSTLQTDHCTITLVNIMGQRVLVETIPYLPENYSLNIEHLPVGVYILQLNNQTAQARVKLVKR is encoded by the coding sequence ATGAAACGGAATTTTACCATTTTATCAGTGTTGTTCTTCCTGTTTTTCGGCTCTGCTTACGACAATTTTTTATCGGCGCAAACCTATAATTTGGATGTCGCCGTAAACAGCATCACCCTGCCTGACCTGCTCACCCCGGGCAACTATTCCTTAACCGGGACTATCCGCAACAACGGCATTCAGACCATAAACTCTGTAACGCTTTCATGGAGGGTAAACGAAGGGTCCATTACGCAGCAAACACTTTCGGGAATGGGGTTAGCATCGGGAGCTACCTTTAACTTCACCACAAGCGGAACTTTTATGGTAAATATGCCCGTGTTTTACAACGTGGAAGTAACCCTTTCTTCCCCAAACGGAGGAACTGACCAAAACAACACCAACAATATCCTGACCAAACAATGTTCGGGAATGTTGAAACTGCCTGAAAAGAAAGTGTTGTTGGAGGAATTTACGGGAGCTTGGTGCGGATTTTGTCCGGACGGGGCTTTGAAGGCCGAAAACATCGTAAACGCCTATCCAAATGCAATATGGTTATCGGCTCATAACGATGTGATGACTACGGCTGATTATAATGGCATAAATGATGCCTATATTTTCAGCTATCCTTCCGGATTGATAGACAGGTTTTTATTTCCGGGAACATCTGAAATAGGAACAAATCGGGTAGAGTGGCAAAACAGAGTGATAAATCGTTTGAGCGTTCAATCCCCCGTTGCTATAGAAACCAACACGACTTACAACAATACTACCCGGTTGCTGACCATAAATGCCACGGCACATTTCACCGCGCCACTTAACGGAGAATACCGTCTTAATTGCTTTATAGTGGAAGACCATGTTACCGGAGGTTCTTCTTACAATCAAAGCAACTATTACAGCTACCAAAGCAGTGCGTATGGCGGACCTACCCACCCTTATTATTCTTACCCTAACCCGATAACCGGCTACGACCACAGACATGTGGTTCGTAAAATTACGGGCGGGTCTTGGGGTACTGCCGGAGTGATACCGGGCAGCATTGAAGCCGATCAGGAATTTTCTACCACTTATACCTATACCATTCCTTCAACCTATAACGCCGCCAATATGTACGTGGTGGCAGTAGTACAAAAATACAATGCCGCCAACATTAACGACCGCGCGATACTGAACGCCTTGGTTTGCAATTTCAATGCAAGTGCCGCCCACAATATTGAAATCTTGGCCGAACCGCCCTGCGCCGTTCCCACCGCACCAGCTATTAATTCTACGGGCGGAACGCAACTTTGCCCTTCGGGAACGGGCAGCCCTTCTTCCGTCAATTTGAATGTAACAAGCGCTGCACCGACGGGATTTTATATTCAGTGGCGACGAAACGGGGTGGATATTGGCGGCGCAACCGGCGAAACTTATCCTGCAACGCAGGCGGGAACTTATACCGCCTATTTGATTTCTTCTACCCTACCTGCCTGCGTTTCCGCTTTTTCCAACGGCATTGTCCTGACTACTTTGAGCGTGCTGTCCGCCCCTATCCCGACATGTTCTTCCGAAACGCCCAACAGCATTGTCTTCGGATGGAACAGCGTCGGCGGGGCAACGGGCTATATGGTGAGCATTAACGGGGGTGCTTGGCAGTCTTCCACGGGATTGCTGAACCATACCCTTAGCGGACTGACACCGGGAACAATCGCCACCTGCGCGGTGATGGCCTTGGGGGCTTATACCTGCCAAAACAGTGCAGCATCGTCTGCCGTATCTTGCAGCGCAAGTCCGTGTGCAGCTATCACGCCGGTAATCAACGGATTGCCTGCTACAGCCTGCACAAACGGGGCGGCCATACCACTGACCGGCTCGCCCTCCGGAGGGGCATTTACAGGCAGCGGAATGTCGGGCAATACCTTCTATCCCAACCTTGCCGGGGCAGGTACGTATATTGTTACCTACACATACAGCACGGCAGCTTCCTGCGTTTATACCACCACCAAAAGCATTACGGTGATTGCGCCTCTTAGCCCGCCTTCCTTCAGCTTCTATACTTCTGAACTACAGGCAAACTTTACAGCCGTCCCCCTCAACGCATCTTATTCGTGGAACTACGGAGACGGCAATACCGGAACGGGGCAAAGCACGACACATACATACAACACTGCCGGAAACTATAATGTCTGCCTGACGGTCAGCAATGCCTGCGGAAACAATTATTCCTGCCAAAGTGTAACAGTGAGCAGTAATCCTTGTGGGGGTGGGGAAGTTTGGACAAATTATAATTCGGGATTGCCTTCTGATAACATTAATGCTATAGTTATAGATGCAACTGGACATAAATGGATTGGAACTGGTGGATGGTTATCGAGATTTGATGGAACAAACTGGATAACTTATATTAATTTTGATTCGGAGTTCCCTGACGATACTGATGTTTTTATTGCTGCTATTGCTACAGATGAACTTGAGAATATTTGGGTTGGAATACAAATTTATGGAGTAGGGTTTGGAGGTGGAAGTTTGAATGGAAGCTTATTTAAATTTGATGGCACTGTATGGACAGAATATTATAACAACGGTGTTTTCAGATCAATTGCAATTGATGGTACTGGAAATGTATGGATTAATCCATGTAATATAGTCGGACTTGGTTATGATAATGAAGGGTTAAAAAAGTTTGATGGTACAACATGGACAACTTATGATGCTTCTGCTTCTGGATTGTCTCTAGGTATTAATGAAGACTTAGCTATAGATGCAGACGGGAATAAATGGATTGGTACTAATTTTGGTTTGGCAAGATTTGACGGGACAAACTGGACATCTTACTACACTTTAAATTCAGGGTTACCAAATAACTATGTTAATGCAATAACCATAGATACGAGCGGGGATAAATGGATTGGAACTGATGGAGGGTTAGCGAGATTTGATGGAACAAATTGGATAACTTACAACACTTCAAATTCAGGGTTGCCAAGTAACAAAGTTACTGCAATAAACATAGATGCGAGCGGGAATAAATGGATAGGAACATTTGGAGGGTTGACGAGATTTGATGGAACAAATTGGATAACTTACAACGCTTCAAATTCGGGTTTGCTTAATGATTATGTTCAAGCTTTAGCTATAGATGCAGATGGGAATAAATGGATTGGAACAAGTGCCGGTTTATCTGTCCTATCCGAAACCCCTTCCACCTGCCCCTGCCCTACCATAACCGCACCTCTTGCCGCTACCCAAGCCATTTGCGAAGGCAATATTCCCGATTTTGGCAGTGCCGCCGCTGCAATAGGCTATACCGATGAATACAACCAATTAGAGGCCATACATTGGTACAGCAATCCGGGGTTGACCGTGCAGATTAACCCCGCTGCCTATACCGCCAATCATTCATTGAGCAATACCTGTTTGCCGCAAACCACCACCCTTTATGCTGCCCTGATTTGTCAGGATACTACCCAAGTGCCAATACCCGCCGGCTCTCTGACTTTGCAAATCTATACCGCCCCTCAAGACATTGTTCAGGTTGGCGGCTGCTCTTTGGCTGCTCAAAACAACTGCACTTCGGGCAGCGTGGTACTCGAATATCTGCACGATGGGGTATGGAGCAGCACTCCTCCGCCGGGTTCGGGTGCAGGTGGCGCGGTATTGAACGACGATATAAGCTGTTACCGAGCCTACGTTGCCGGCACTCCCGACAATGATGGCGACGGCAACCCCGATTGCAGCGTCAATAACTGCATTATAGCGGGTTGCCCCACCTGCCCTATCGTTACCGCTGCCATTACCGCCACGGAGTCCCTATGCGAGGGCGCTGTTCCCAACTTTGCTGTTGCCAATACCCTGTTGCAATACAGCGACACCTACGGCAAGTTCGATGGAATTAAATGGTACTCCAACCCCGCGCTTACCAATCCTTTGGCTGCCGGCTATACCGCTGTACATACCGGCAACGAGTGCATAGCGCAAAACGTTACCCTCTATGCCGGTATCTTGTGTTCCAACCCGGGTGCAGCGCCCATAGCGGCCGGAACCCTGACTTTGCAGGTTTACCCCTTTCCCTCTTCGGCGGTGGTGGCTCCTGCCGGAGGCTGTAGTTTACAAGTATTGCCCAACTGCACGGGCGGAGGCAGCCTGTTCATAGAATACGACTGGGGTTTCGGCAGTTGGGAGGCCGCTCCCCCCGCCACTTCCTACAACGGACAAACAATTTTTTGGAGGGCTTACGTGCCGGGTACTCCTCTAGCAGAAGGCGGAGCGCCCGCCTGTTCTGCCGGAGGCATCGCAACAGCAGTTTGCACCGCCTGTCCGAGCGTTGAAACCTTTGCTCCGTCCAACCCTCTTTGTTACAACAGCAGCGCGTTTGACCTAAACACCCTTAAAATAACTTCTGAAACAGGAGTTTGGACAATCACGCAAGCCCCGCCGGGCAGCAATCCCGCAACCGTTTCTTCAGGTCGTTATTTCAACGCTTCGCCCGATAAAGATGCAGGCGTTTATACGGTAATGTTTACCCTGAGCAGCAGCGTACCTGCCGGATGTCCGGCTGCTTCATCCCAAACCATTACCATACTGCCGCCCGTCAGTCCCGTAGTTCAGGCTTTGGGCAGTACAACGTTTTGTCAGGGGGGCAGTGTGCAGCTCAGTCTGTCCGGAAGCTATCCGAATATCGGTTGGAGCAGCGGGCAAAGTTCTAATACCATAACCGTTACACAATCGGGCGTTTACAACGTAACCGTTACAACTTCCAATAACTGTACCGCCGTTTCCAATAGTGTTGTAGTTACTGTTCACCCTGTTCCCAACACTGTTTTTGCACCTTCGGCAACAACTATCAACACGGGCGGCTCCGTCTTTTTCAACAACGGCACTACGGGTGCTGTAACCTATCAATGGCGCATCAACGGCGCGGTGGTTGGCAGCGCCGAAGACCTGAACCATACCTTTACCCTGCCCGGCACCTATTTGGTTGAGCTGTATGCATACAGCAGCATGGGTTGTTCCGGGCATTATTCCCAAACCATAACCGTCAATGCGGGAGCATCGGAACCCTTGTTTAACGGAACTCCCACTAGCGGAATAGCCCCGCTGACCGTACAGTTTAACCACAACAGTACCGGCAGTACTATGTTTTACTGGCAGTTCGGCGATGGCAACAGTTCCTCTGTTGCCAACCCACAGCACACCTATACCGCTCCGGGCATTTATACAGTCAGTCTTTCGCGGGTAACAGACAGTTCGCCTGTTCTGGAAACGCGGCCGAACTATATCATCGTTCAACCCGGCGTAGCGCCTGTGGTAGCTTATTTCACGGCAATACCCGTTTCGGGGGCAGCCCCGCTAACCGTTTCGTTCATCAATCAGTCAACCGGTGCCAATGCTTATAGCTGGACTATTTACAACAGTGTCGGACAGCCAATAGGCTCTTCATCGGCAATTAACCCGCAGTTTACCTTTTCGTCACCCGGTTTTTACAGCATCTGCCTGACCGCAACCGGATTTTCGGGAACAGACCAATACTGTGCCGGCAATTATATTCAGGTCAATTCTGAGTTTTCGGATGGCGATTTATGTATTGTAGGGCCGTCCATAATAAGCCCCGGCGAGCAGTTTCAGGTAGAAGTGTGGGTGAACGATTTGACTACTCCGGTCAAAGCCATTAACCCCGTTTTGCAATACAATACCGCCTATCTCAATTATGTGGGCTACGGAATCGGCACTTTTTTCAGCAGTCCGGTTCCGGGAATTTTCCTTGACAATCCAACGACTGGTCAGATACAGACGGGCGTTACCAGCACAACTGCCGCCAACGGAACGGGCTTGCTGTTTACGCTGACCTTTGTGGTTGCCCCTCAACCCGACGAAAACCAAACTGTAACGTTTGATTTTGCAGCCACCGAAGCCATTACCGATGCCAGTCAGATTATAGGGCTGAACAGTTGTGCCCCTGCCGAAGGGGAGATTGTCGCGGGTGATTTTTGTTGGCCGGGCGATGCTGACAACAACGGCATAGTAAATTCGTTGGATTATATTTTGACCGGTACCTGTTTTAATATGCAGGGCCCGTCCCGAAATGTACAGGGAATCACTTGGCAGCCCTATCAGTTGGGGGAAGAATGGCTGCAATCGCCCATTATTTTTAACGGGGAGGAAATAAGTGCCCGATACATTGATGCAAGCGGCAATGGATGGATAGACAATACCGATATCAGCGCCACTATCATCAATCAGGGCTTTACCCATGCTCGATTATCTGGTGATGTGGTTGCCGACGGCTTGATGCCCGGCATATTTCCCGATATGCCCGAAACCGCCAATCAAGGCGACGTTATCCAAGTCCCCTTGTGGTTGGGCAGCATGGAAGAGGGGGTTGAAAATGTGCAGGGCTTCAGTTTTGATATAGCCATAGACGCTTCAAAATTAGACATAAGCACCCTTACATTGGATTACAGTGGTTCGCCGTTGGGAAACATAGGCTCTGATTATTTCACCAACGCCGGCATTGATACCGGAAACGGCATCGTCAGCATGGTATTTACCCGAAACGGGCTGTTTCCGTTCAGCGGATACGGGGTTATCTGCACCTTACGCATACAGGTAAAACCCGATGCCCCAATTGGCAGTTTTGCGGCCATGACTATAGGCAATGTCGTAGCCGTTGATGGCACGCTCAATACGTTTGCGCTCGGTTCGGGAGAAGATCAGGTGCAGATTGTGGAAGAAGTGATTATCGGTATTCCGACAACTTTGCCGAAACTAGTTCCCGTCCCGAACATCTATCCCAACCCGACAGACGGCTTAATTTACATAGAATGGAAACTCCCCAGCACCCTGCAAACCGACCATTGTACCATCACCCTTGTCAACATAATGGGTCAGCGGGTATTGGTGGAAACAATACCCTATCTACCCGAAAACTATAGTCTGAACATAGAACATTTACCTGTCGGAGTTTACATTTTGCAGCTTAACAACCAAACCGCGCAAGCAAGGGTAAAATTGGTGAAGAGGTAG
- the rimO gene encoding 30S ribosomal protein S12 methylthiotransferase RimO, whose translation MKTKEQFKKSNINIVTLGCSKNLVDSEVLMNQLQANGLGVTHEKARKDTDIVIVNTCGFIETAKQESIDTILHYAAAKAEGKIERLYVTGCLSQRYKSELEEGIPEVDAYFGTLELPFLLEELGADYKHDLIGERNLLTTPKHYAYLKISEGCNRTCSFCAIPLMRGKHVSKTMEQIVSEAKNLVRNGVKEVMLIAQELTYYGLDIYKKRELPELLRRLADVEGLEWIRMHYAYPYKFPMEVIEVMNTHPNICNYLDMPLQHISDNVLKNMRRLITKEETCRLIADIREINPDIALRTTMLVGFPGETEEDIEELAGFIRQTRFERLGIFQYSHEESTAAYDLEDNVPAEVKADRAAYLMDIQQGISGELNKNRIGATFKVLFDRKEGNYFIGRTEYDSPEVDNEVLVDARINKNYVRIGDFAPVCITDATEFDLYGDVVK comes from the coding sequence ATGAAAACAAAAGAGCAATTTAAAAAGTCCAACATCAATATTGTTACCTTGGGTTGTTCCAAAAATCTGGTCGACTCAGAGGTGTTGATGAACCAATTGCAGGCAAACGGGTTAGGCGTTACGCACGAAAAAGCCCGCAAAGACACCGATATTGTTATTGTCAATACTTGTGGCTTTATCGAAACCGCAAAACAAGAGTCGATTGATACTATCCTGCATTATGCCGCTGCCAAGGCCGAAGGTAAAATTGAACGGCTGTATGTTACCGGCTGTCTTTCGCAACGATACAAATCGGAACTGGAAGAAGGCATACCCGAAGTAGATGCTTATTTCGGCACTTTGGAGTTGCCCTTTTTATTGGAAGAATTAGGAGCTGACTATAAGCACGACCTGATTGGTGAACGCAACCTGTTGACTACCCCGAAACATTACGCCTACCTCAAAATATCGGAAGGTTGCAACCGCACCTGTTCATTTTGCGCTATCCCCCTCATGAGAGGCAAGCATGTTTCCAAAACCATGGAACAAATTGTGTCGGAGGCTAAAAATTTGGTACGCAACGGGGTAAAGGAGGTAATGCTCATCGCACAGGAGTTGACCTATTATGGTTTGGATATTTACAAAAAGCGCGAACTTCCCGAATTGCTCCGCCGGCTGGCTGATGTAGAGGGGTTGGAATGGATTAGAATGCATTATGCTTATCCGTACAAATTTCCGATGGAAGTGATCGAGGTCATGAACACACATCCCAATATCTGTAATTATTTAGACATGCCCTTGCAGCATATCAGCGATAATGTGCTGAAAAACATGCGCCGCCTGATAACCAAAGAAGAAACCTGCCGCCTTATTGCCGATATTCGGGAGATAAACCCCGATATAGCATTAAGAACCACCATGCTTGTGGGTTTTCCGGGAGAAACCGAAGAAGATATTGAAGAGCTTGCCGGCTTTATTCGACAAACAAGGTTTGAGCGACTCGGAATCTTTCAGTATTCGCACGAAGAAAGCACTGCCGCTTATGATTTGGAGGATAATGTTCCGGCAGAAGTAAAAGCCGACCGGGCTGCTTATTTGATGGATATTCAACAGGGTATTTCGGGTGAATTAAATAAAAACAGGATAGGCGCTACCTTTAAAGTATTGTTCGACCGCAAAGAGGGCAATTACTTTATAGGTCGAACCGAATACGACTCGCCCGAAGTGGACAATGAAGTTTTAGTAGATGCCCGTATCAACAAAAACTATGTCAGGATTGGCGATTTCGCTCCGGTTTGCATTACCGATGCAACAGAATTTGATTTGTACGGTGATGTTGTGAAATAA